The following coding sequences lie in one Babylonia areolata isolate BAREFJ2019XMU chromosome 7, ASM4173473v1, whole genome shotgun sequence genomic window:
- the LOC143283960 gene encoding methylmalonic aciduria type A homolog, mitochondrial-like: MLRRSCWVYFDSHLRQLAKRWCKCSIVGPKTLGSNYDPANNRVPGNGKLFHSSSIKCTSTDDTLPFLDDLLKHPDYEADTQKLCRGLLNKERASLARAITLVESSNYHKRRQGQLLLTCVLEHMKGENVRAAGGLKSFRIGLTGPPGAGKSTFIEYFGRYLTSMGRRVAVLAVDPSSSTTGGSLLADKTRMPLLSVDPNAFIRPSPSRGTLGGVAEHTNEAIVLCEAAGFDIILIETMGVGQSEFTVSDMVDMFCLLLPPAGGDELQGIKRGIIEVSDLVVVNKSDGDLVPAARRLQAEYMSALKFMKHRSEVWRPTVLRISSMTGDGIEQLWETMLDYRKRTNEAGELRRKRERQLKIWMWNNINDRIVQMFKKQPVVAEKLLELESKVEKGEVTPGLAADALLDLFFKKVK; encoded by the exons ATGCTACGAAGAAGTTGTTGGGTATACTTTGACAGCCACCTGAGACAGTTGGCAAAGAGATGGTGCAAGTGCAGTATTGTGGGACCAAAAACACTAGGGTCAAACTATGATCCTGCAAACAACCGTGTGCCAGGAAATGGAAAACTGTTCCATTCTTCCTCTATAAAATGTACCTCCACCGATGATACGTTACCCTTCCTGGACGATTTGTTGAAACATCCAGATTATGAAGCAGACACTCAAAAGCTCTGCAGAGGACTGTTAAACAAAGAGCGTGCTTCTTTAGCAAGGGCAATCACACTGGTGGAGTCTTCCAATTATCACAAAAGACGGCAAGGCCAGTTATTGCTGACATGTGTTCTGGAACACATGAAAGGAGAGAATGTGAGGGCTGCTGGAGGGCTGAAGTCATTCCGCATTG GATTGACAGGGCCACCAGGTGCAGGGAAGAGTACCTTCATCGAATATTTTGGGAGATACCTTACCTCCATGGGTCGCCGTGTGGCGGTTTTAGCTGTGGATCCATCATCCTCTACAACAGGAG GCTCCCTTCTTGCAGACAAAACCAGGATGCCTCTGTTATCTGTTGACCCCAATGCCTTCATCAGGCCCTCTCCGTCACGGGGGACTCTTGGTGGTGTGGCAGAACACACAAATGAAGCTATTGTCTTGTGTGAGGCGGCAGGTTTCGACATTATTCTTATCGAAACGATGG GTGTTGGCCAGTCTGAATTCACTGTGTCGGACATGGTAGACATGTTTTGTCTGTTGCTGCCTCCAGCTGGTGGGGATGAACTTCAAG GTATCAAGCGTGGCATCATTGAAGTGTCCGATCTGGTGGTGGTGAACAAAAGCGATGGTGATCTTGTCCCTGCTGCCCGTCGCCTTCAAGCTGAGTACATGTCAGCTCTCAAGTTCATGAAACATCGCTCAGAAGTTTGGAGACCAACA GTGCTGAGAATTTCGTCCATGACAGGAGATGGCATCGAACAGCTTTGGGAGACAATGCTTGATTACCGCAAGAGAACAAATGAAGCTGGGGAACTGAGGAGGAAACGGGAACGTCAGCTGAAAATATGGATGTGGAACAACATAAATGACCGCATTGTTCAGATGTTCAAGAAGCAACCAGTTGTGGCGGAGAAACTGCTAGAGCTGGAGAGcaaggtggagaagggggaggtgacTCCGGGACTGGCAGCGGACGCTTTGCTAGATCTGTTCTTCAAGAAGGTCAAGTGA